A window of Kineococcus sp. NBC_00420 genomic DNA:
CACACTGGCAGGAAGCGGTCCAGCACCGACAGGCGCGCCAGGACCGGGGTCTCGGTGCTACCATGGGGGTTCTCAGCGACCAGGTCGCTCATCAGCAAGTCCTCTACATCGATGGCTGTCGATGACCCACCCTGACGGTAGGCATCGGCGCCTGTCAATATCGACAGCCATGGATGCCTGATGGCATGCTGGGTCCATGGCCACCTCGACCCTGCCGATCGCCGCAACAGCAAGCGCCGATGCTGTCGCATGCTGCGCGCCCCTGGCTCGGCAGCCGCTCAGCGCCGAGGCCGCCACCACCCTCTCGCGCACCATGAAGGCGCTCGCGGACCCCGCCCGCCTACGCCTGCTCTCCCTGGTCGCCGCCCACGAGGGCGGCGAGGCCTGCGTCTGCGACCTCATCGAACCGCTGGGCCTAAGCCAGCCCACCGTGTCCCACCACCTGAAGGTCCTCGTCGACGCCGGCCTGCTCACCCGCGAGAAGAGGGGCGTCTGGGCGTACTACACCCTCGTGCCGGAGGCGATGAATGCCATCGCGGCCGTCCTGACTGCACCGTCGGGTCATACCACCGGCACCCCCGCCTGCTGAGCGCACCGTGACCACTCCCGCGCCGCAGCTCTACGGCCCGCACGACATCGTCGTCTTCCCGCTCATCGAGCCGGACTGGCCCGAGGTCCGCACCGTCTACATCGACGGCATCGCCACCGGCCACGCGACCTTCGAAGCCGACCCACCAGCCACTTGGGCCGCCTTCGACGCCAGCAGGCACCCCGACCACCGGCTCGTCGCCCGTGATGAGCGCGGCACCCTGCTCGGCTGGGTCGCGGTCTCGCCCGTCTCGTCCCGCCCGGTCTACGCGGGCGTCGTCGAGCACTCCCTCTACGTCGCCCCCGGCGCTCGCGGTCGTGGCGTCGGGCGGCGACTGCTCGATGAGCTGGTCGCCGCCACCGAGGACAGCGGCATTTGGACCATCCAGTCCTCCCTGTTCCCCGAGAACCTCGCCAGCGTTGCCCTGCACCGAGCGGCCGGCTTCCGCGAGGTCGGTCGCCGGGAGCGCATCGCCCTCATGACCTACGGCCCGCTCGCCGGTCAGTGGCGCGACACCGTCCTCATCGAGCGCCGCAGCCCCGTCGCGGGTACCGCAGCCTCGTCAGCCCGCTGACTTCTACGCCGTCTTGCTCCCGAATCCGTCACTTTCCCAGGAGATCGTCGTGCCCAAGCCCCACATCCTCTTCGTGTGCGTGAAGAACGGCGGGAAGTCGCAGATGGCCGCCGGCCTCATGCGCCAGGCCGCCGGGGACGCCGTGACCGTCGACTCCGCTGGCACCAAGGCCGGCGACAAGCTCAACGCCCTGTCGGTTGAAAGCCTGACCGAAGCCGGCGTGGACATCAGCGCCGGGCGTCCGAAGCAGTTGACCGACGACCTGATCCGCTCGGCTGACCTGGTCGTCGTGCTCGGCGCCGAGGCGAAGGTCGAGCCCGTCGGCGGCACCCCCGTCGAGGTCTGGGAGACCGACGAGCCGTCCCTGCGCGGGATCGAGGGCATGGAGCGGATGCGGCTCGTCCGCGACGACATCGCCCGCCGGGTCAAGCAGCTCACGGAGCGCCTGAAGACAGTGTCGGCAGGGTCTGATGGCTGACGGCCCCGGCGAGGCCAGACAGGAGAATCGGCAGCCTCCGCGGTGCTGGTGGTGCGGTGCGGTGGCGAACAGTCAGGAGCACCGTGTGAAAGCGACCCAACTTCGGCGCATGCTCCGCAGGCACGATCACCTCGTAAACGGGTCGAGCGACGTACCCACCTTCGCGGACCCAATGCC
This region includes:
- a CDS encoding GNAT family N-acetyltransferase, with protein sequence MTTPAPQLYGPHDIVVFPLIEPDWPEVRTVYIDGIATGHATFEADPPATWAAFDASRHPDHRLVARDERGTLLGWVAVSPVSSRPVYAGVVEHSLYVAPGARGRGVGRRLLDELVAATEDSGIWTIQSSLFPENLASVALHRAAGFREVGRRERIALMTYGPLAGQWRDTVLIERRSPVAGTAASSAR
- a CDS encoding ArsR/SmtB family transcription factor, whose amino-acid sequence is MATSTLPIAATASADAVACCAPLARQPLSAEAATTLSRTMKALADPARLRLLSLVAAHEGGEACVCDLIEPLGLSQPTVSHHLKVLVDAGLLTREKRGVWAYYTLVPEAMNAIAAVLTAPSGHTTGTPAC
- a CDS encoding arsenate-mycothiol transferase ArsC, with translation MPKPHILFVCVKNGGKSQMAAGLMRQAAGDAVTVDSAGTKAGDKLNALSVESLTEAGVDISAGRPKQLTDDLIRSADLVVVLGAEAKVEPVGGTPVEVWETDEPSLRGIEGMERMRLVRDDIARRVKQLTERLKTVSAGSDG